ACGAACGGGGGACTCGCACCAGTTTTCTGACTCTTTCCCTCAACTCGCTTGTTTATTGTTTCATGGCCGGCGCTTTataacgtcttttttttttttttttgcttattattATACCTTCTAaaccctccttttttttttctttctctcctctGTCTTATGAACTGGATGTCCTTGTTTATTCCTGAGCCCGGTGTAtacaacatcttttttttcttcttctttccttctggcttttttcgtttttgaaacaaaatcgtCTTCCTTTCATATTACCtcctgctcttttttttttttggtatagGTTTGTATGTTCGCCTCCGTTTCCTTCTTATGATCTTGCGTGTTTATAGCACAGCCACCCACCTTGCAAGTTTCCCATCGCAGCGTGTAGTATGTGTACTAGAGCAGAGCAAGAGTTGTGTGTATACATAGTCGGCTTGCTGAGCTTGTCTAATAAATAGAGAAAACCCTTTTGGTAGCCTTAAATTTCGTTACAACATAAATGGCGTGTGAATTGACAAACACAGCCTGCAGCTGACAAGTTGCGCAAGACAAGTGTCCATCCAGAGCAGAGCCGACCTCGGTGGCATTAGCACGTCATCGGCATGATGGAAGTCATATAATCtaaaaatgattattatttgACTCTTCGACCTAATTTCGCTAGATTGCTTCAAGAGAAATCATTAAAATGTACACcagtcatttgaaaaaaaatgcaaaatcgCCATCCTGTACATGAAAGGGCTCTTGAGAATGTCATTGTTAACCTTGGCAGATTGCAATGATACATGGAGACAAAAGAGGAAAGACATGCGATATCCTTCTGgtgaatataattttttttttttttttttggtttttatttattcttctttttattgaatGACGAATATAAAAATCTCTGGCACTGGCTTCGTGTTCTATCGGTGGATCTCATCGGTATGTTTAGTGAATGGGCCGTGGGGAAGGAAGAACGCTGTACAATTGCACATGAGAACGggtttattcttttccccgcttattttttcttcttcttcttcacagaGTTTTGTTAAAGATGAAAGGCATTTCTCATCTTTATGTATTCTAACGTGTTCCTGTATGTGATTAATCCATCATCTCTTTGAATCGTGTGTACATTGTGATCAGGTTGTAGTGCTGGGCTATAATCtcaaaaggagaaaacgaaaTATTTATGTAGAGCAGGATttgaacgagagagagaggaaagaaGTGAAGAAGAACTAGTGCCGTAGATAGTAGAAGAGCACGCGCTCTGCCAGCACAAGCCGACCTAGAACGAATGGATTGTTCAACTGATTAGAGAGTCGATTTTTATCTTAACTCAAACTGACAGCCACCATTCCTTAAGAATAGTAGAACTGAAGTGAACACACACAGCACGAGAGAGCggcggaataaaaaaaaatatgtatatattttaaaagaagagCAAAGAGTTTAAGAAAAAGCATAAAATTAAGCAAACTGACGTCTGCTTCTTGTGTATAATCCGTTGttaaagaaaaccaagagcAGTGACTATTGCGTCAGCTGGACGGGTCAGCAGTCTCTGTCCGTCTGTTTGTTCAAtctgaaaggaaaaagtcaAGCAAATGTCAGGACAAATAGGAAagcaaatcaaaatgaagTGCTGCATGACGGGCAAACGGGACGCGTGCAAGTAGAAGAATCGAGTGAtccaggacaaaaaaaaaaggactgaccGAAAACGACACGTTCAGGCTGGGAAAATGACTTGGCAGTTCTCGACGATTCACCAAGAAGagctggaaaaaaagagaagtatttttttttataacaaaaaagaaaagaatcataGACCTGTTTTGCATACGATTTCACATCCATGACCAATACGCTTCAGAACGTTAAGCCTTATAGATATGGTTGGCCATCCATGCCTTGGATCAACAAGCAAAAACTTCTATTCTGCTGCTTGTATGGGAAACGGAGAGGAATGTTTAGCTTGACTCTCAGAACGTCTTCGAATGCCATTTGCTTAGCAAAATCTGTTAATGAATATATGCATATCAGTGTTCTTAGAAGACAAACAATGCCTCCTGCTATCGGCGCAATTACGGCCGTGATGGAAACACAGCAATAATGCAAACCATACAATCAAGAGATCCAAACTCAACTCAATGACACACAAATTACAGTAGCTGTTTTGCTGGCTGTAGATTGCAGCTGTTTTTCTCATCTGTTTCGCTTTTGCCAATCATATAGCTTGGGCCAGCAGTTGCAAACCAACCAACAGAAAGGTCAGAGTTGACTAGCGATCATATGTCTACAGGGGTATTGAGTTTTTTTCATCAAGTTGTCTCTCCCACTGCGCGAAAAGCAAACAAGAAGTTGCgttccttcttttcctttttcaaatttttgacTGCTGTACAGCCCCAACTTTCGCCATCAGTCATATTTGCGTGACAgacgtcataaaaaaaaaagaaaatcaacgcGAGTCGCCGACAAGGTCTTACATTGTATTTCTGTGTTATGATAACCATCCTGTAGCGCATTCTGAGacgaccaaaacaaaaaggaccCGTTGTGCATATCTTGCGTTATGTGAGAGAAATGAGAGAAAACGCACTACAAAGGGTAACTTGCAGCAAGGAAGACATAACGTAATATGGAAATACTCTTCAGGGAGTAGTGTTCGCTTAACGAGACAGCCAAAACTCTGAAAAGTGTAAATACGCATATGGGACAGGCGGCTGCCGTCCAGGTAGCTTATAAGTCCAGGCTGTTCTTTAAGGGAGATAAGGTTAGTGGAGAGTGACAGAAGCGCAGATAGGTGAGCGGGTATGGCAGTTCCCACTAGTGACGCAAGTCCAAAAAGACACTGTTGCCCACAAGGGGCGGGGAGAAAAGGTAGACATAAAGCAGTCATggttaaaataataaacaacaggggaaaaaaaaagatgacgaaGATAAAGAAACTGAAGGACAGCCAAAGAGAAacgataaaatgaaaagaaacagacGGCATATCCAACGAGTATAACCTGTCGTTTTCATCAGATTTCTTCTCTGTTCCTCATCCTCACCGACCCATCAGGTGGGCAACGATCGTTtgattttgtcattttttcttttgacttcCTCGATGAAGAAACTGTCGGGCGACGTGACGGACGGAAGCGTATACTGCATCATTTTTCGTACACGCACGAAAATGCGCAAGCAAAAATAACTACAGTCGTCCAAAAACGGATGAAGGggaaaagggagaaaaatagATCCTCGTGTTCCATGACTGGAAATCTGACGCTTTTATCTTcccttgtatatttttttagggcttctttattttctgCAACTAGGTACATGCCTTTGCCCTAAATTTTGGTCCTGGAATAACATCGAAACGTGGTGGGGTCCTTCTAAACCTCTGTGACCCCAtgacattccttttttttttctctacgcAATAATCTACATATTGTGCATCGAATTCGGTTCGATTCTTCCCTGTGTTTGGCTTGTATACAAATTCCAGTGAGACGGATGTCGCCGAATCTGGCCATTGCCTGCGGTCAGTGCTGGCACGTCTAACTCTGTGACTCGCCAACGCATCGACAGCAGTGCATGCATTTATGCATTTTCAGATCGACATGTTGCTGCTGTGCACATCATGGAGCCTTGGATATTGAAAGGGGGGACTCGAATAGACGGCTGTGACGAGGATGACTGCTGCTATATTCTGTAGTGCTTACGGCTACCACTAGAAAGTTGTGTACGGACCAAGGGCTCGTTGCGGCGTCATCTCtggcgtattttttttttttcttttcgagaaGTCATCCTCCTCGTCGCCTTTCcaacagaaaaatacaaaaagaaagaacaacaacttgacaagaaaaaaaagtaaacctGTTTGAAGTGTGTTTGAAAATAAGGTGTTTCAAATTCACAGTCGAATTtccaaaatacaaataatccTACAAATAAAGCGCttcgaaagagagagagagagagagaacaaaaacaacgCAACCGTAGACAAGTTACgaagaatttaattttatatGTGTAAAATCAGGAGATGTGGGATTGGAGATTATGTGCGCAGTGCGCTAGGTTATTTACTCTACGTGTCACGAGCCATCTGTTCATCGGAACCTAACAACCGCACACTTTGTTTGAAAAAACGAAGCTGCGATAAGAAGAATGATCACAACAGGTTCGGTGTGAAGCCATGGCAACCAAAAGGcttatctttttgtttcacttttttttttttgacaatatACACCTGTACATATTTTGTGGAGTCTTCTAACCCTTCATCTAATCTCCTACTTTGACATTCGAGTCTGTCATTTCTGTGTGAACTTTGATCACCCTGTCAACCGAGCACTCATTGCTATGACACGTTTcacgaaaacaataaaagaatggACACAGGTACGTACGAGTTGTCTCTCACTTCACTTATTGATAGTTCTCATTTGCATATGTCGGTTTCCCAAGTGTTAATCAGTGTCGACTAGTGTAGCAATCGAAACGAACGACTTCGGCCAGGACCGGTTATTGAGCTTATCTGGCGAAGAAGATGGTCGACAAGAGACGGCTCAACTGatcaggttttcttttttacggtTTGTTGTTCAAAGCTTTTCTCGTGTTTCTTAAggtgttctttttcttttttttaggaagGTGTACTGCTTGCTCTTTTTAAGGATTCTGTGCTTGACGGTGATGGAGTGCTACGCCATCTACGACGAATCAATCAGTGCCTTCTTCTCGGGATCAGGTGGCGGTGTCGTTATTGTCATGATCTGGTTAATTCAAATCATTCTATCCGGCTACACGTCGTTATCGAACCGTTTGGGACCCGACAATCCATCCAACCAAAATCGATTCGTTGCCTTAAACGTCATGGAGTGCCTAGTTTATTCTGGAGCTGCATCCAATCTCTACCACTTGGAAAAGGTATGACAGTGTGGATTGCTTCAAATTCACTTCCATATAGTTGATTCATTCCTGATACTTAGATTCAGCTTATTGATGTTTTGATTCTCAACGGCTCGCTGGCCATCTTTCACTTGGGTCACGTGCTATTTTTCTTGAATCCTTGGCTATGCTACCACGGGCTTTACGGAGCATTTCACGCTGCTCTGTGCATCGGAACGCCTCTGCTAGCGCTCAATGTGAGCTTCTTACACGCAGCTTCCGGTAGTGATCCGTCAGAGAGAGATGATCCATCTCGTGGCAATTGGCAGTCGGTTGAGATTGCGTGCGTGGGCCTGATGTGCTGTTTGTGGTATTCGCTGGAGACGCACGTTGTCGTCTGGAAGAGACATCGCTTCCGCTTCGAACAACATCAGGATTGCTCTTTCGTCATGTTATGTTTCGCTTACGCCGACGTTTGGAATGTTATGGCCAAGTGCAGGTTCTTCGTAACCAAATCGAGTGAAACGGCTACGCAGAATGGCAAAGTCGCAAACACGCGTGCAAACGCTGAACGGCTACTTGCCGGTTGACTTCCGACTCTTTTCATTTCgcatcggtttttttttaagtaactAGGAGTATAAGCGGATGTGTGCCTCTTATGGATTCTTGGAATGGTTACCTCTCCTTTACAACGCATAACTACGACGGAAGGAACTCGCACGTGATCTTGGCTCACAAATCGATCAACCGACAGTCGGAACTCGTGCCGTTCCTATTTTCCGACTGAATTCGAAATATGTATATAACCGACACCGAGCATTCCATGGTTCCACTtgcgctgaaaaaaaaacgggataaacaaaacagccaTTAATCAAtgtgttcttttcattttagCTCATTATCTCTAAGgagacatgttttttttttcttaggggCTGATAATGCTTATTATTAGTAAGGGTTCCAGGGCTTTGTGCATCAATGAAGCTTTTGCATCGAAATTATCTTATGTTCTGCATACGATTTTCATTTACCCTATTGCCCTTGACGTACTCCAACCTACAGTGATTTGCATGCTATAGCGGTACTTCTGTTTCGTATTCTGGTACTCTTTTCACGCAACATAACTGAACAGGTAACAAACTTTTGAAGGTGAATTCTGAATGGGCTTTCCATCTAGTGAGATAAATGCGTATTTGCTTCTAGTCGGTCATTTTCAGGTATTGTTTTCGTGAATTGCCGTTTCATTGCTGGATGGTTAGTGATAGATGGGGCAGTACTGGAAACATTTGTTCGACTGTGTCTAGTGCCTCaagtttgaataaaactgtTGCGAAAACCACTCTTTTCAGTGTTACCCAGCTGATAATTTCGTAGTATACGTTGAGCTGCGTATATTATTTTGCATCTTCAATAGTGATTTCAACTACCGGTGATTTAAGATTGGATATCGACAgtttcactttaaaaaataaaaatagaatccATTCTTTCATCGACAATCTGTTAAAGCTTCAAGAAACTTGTATCAATTGCAAAAAATTGTGTTGCAATACCTTTTTTGCTCCAGGAATGATATCGTATAATATCATATGTTCATTAGTGTCAGTTTTCTTGATATTCGGGGGTTGTGTTTTTGCACGTCCCGCACTACTCAAATTTCCATTTGATAATACAACAAGCAGTAATAATCCATGCAACGAGGATCAAACAGCAGGTAAGGCGTTCTTTACgaaaaagaagcaaatcaataataataatttgccGTTTCACTCCAATACTTAAAGAACACAAACCTGTAGCTGACGTGCCATTAACTAACCGAGCGCCTTCGTCGAATTCCGGCAATTCCGGCTTCGGCTGGAGAAACCTGCTTCCGAGCCATTTTGGCGAATTTTTCGaagtctttgtttttttcatggaATTAAAATGGCATTATGAAATCGAAGAATCAATAGCGGCAGTTGGTCATAGAATAAGTAACCAGTTGCAGGAGAATATAGATCAGATAGAAATCACTGAGACGGACAGTGGCGGaagcaaaaataatgaagtTGACAACCATCAAGACAAAGCGAAATATTTCCAGTATTATTTCAACGCAATGACACCGCTATACGGAATTCACAGTATATAATCTGAATTATCAACATTATAATAGTTCTAATCAATACCACTATTGTTTTATTCCTTTATttgttgtatttgtttttgttttttatggaGAAAATTGTTTCCTTGAGCACTGTGATGGCTGTGTGACTCCTAAGAATcttatgatttctttttagtgAAAGaggtagaaaacaaaaaaacctgaCAGTTACCTATTGATTACAAAAAACATATTATATAATATGGCATGGGGACACGTTTATGGTGCCCGGCAACTTTGCGTTTTTATGCTACTAAAGAACGATGATGGTTATACCGTTCATACGGTAGTCTAAGTAATGTTCATCTAAGATGAGAATCAGCGAAAAGGCTGCGTCGTGCATGTCACGGTCATTGAATTATTCCCGAATACATTTGCATTCTCATACATGAACATTTAACGGGAGAACTTGAAGTGCATTTTATAGCAGTTATTTCTGTCGCCCGATTTCTGTTATCCTAAACGTGATTTCCATCAATATATACAGTAAAGTCCCGCTAGCATTAAAAATTGTGTAATCCCGTTCACAGTCGATATTaggaaagaaaactttgaaaagAACTGCTAGTATAGCAAAATTGGTTTAATTTTCGGCCACCAGATGGCACAAAATCTTGTGTTGTTCTAGGCTGCCATAATAGTTTCGTCTGCTGCTACATTATGTGTAATATTGCtattaaatttcttaaaatCGACACTTAtttatcttgtttgtttctcaCCTTCACCCTCAAAGAACCGGGTCATCATTCTGAAATGATACAGAAAGTACAATAATTGCTTTAGGCATTGAATGGAATCTTATTTAGGTTGAAAAGGATGGAAACTAATAAGCGCGTTAATATGTGAACGtctatatttttgtttattgcgtTTTCAGCGGTATCTTGCAAAATGACATTAATGGGGGCAACATTTTAACGGATGATGTAATACGATACACTAAGATTTTATTTCATCTTGGGGTGAGTACAATGGCCAGCATTTTTACATCATCAAACATTTTGTTAATTTGATACCCAATGTAATGACAAACTTTTTCATTACAACACTTTATGACATGAACAACACTTGGCTCACCGTTGCTGCATTTTGATACTTCATTCCCTTATACATCAAAAGCATTTCCAGATGTATTTTTTTCGACTGGGGACCTTATACCAAATTGGATGTTACTTTTTGTCTGACACATAAGAGTGGAATTCAGAAGCCCAAGATTGGTTTGaccttaatttttaattttcattagAAATTCTGTGTGATTCTCAATTTTTATCTTACATTAATGGAGCTTTAGTGGTGTTTTTCCAGTTGAGGTAATTGAACACTTCAAACAGAAAACTTTCACCTGTCATTCACCTATGTTGGTGAGAAAGGATCGGCCGCTGTGACACCATCTGAATCTCCCATCGCCTCCTAGTAGTTGACAGAAAAATCTAACAGTCCGTCCCCGTTCGTAGTCTGTGAAGAACCGATTCGTTCAATCATCGTCCGTTGTAGAAAAAGACGGTGCTGGTTAAGCTTTGCTATGTGTTCAGTTAGTAATGGCCCCGTAGTTTGATATTATAGCAAGATGCCTACCGAAACTCTGCTCATGTAAACAAACGTGACCGGGAGAGAGGTGTcctgcatttgttttttctcacACATCATCCTCGGAAAGACTACACGAATGAAGCAATATTTAGCTTCTACATACGACTTACAGTTGGCTACATACGTTTCAGTTGCAACTGGCAATATGGCAAGCATAAACGTACCGGCACATCTGCCTTAAGAGCACGAACTGGAAACTTGACCGGCTTACCTACCTGTTAGGGTTTGGGCCGCGCTATACTGTCCGACACAGTAAGAAAAAGGgcatcgaagagggtcacatagctcgatgattagctgccagcatccatgaaccttacatggggaggcttacgaacaacctacaagctacgattacctcttctcCACCTTCAGTTTGTGAATCGATCTTCAacatgtagtgaacggtactacagatcgatgtgaaacgtctgtaaACGTGCaagtgtatgtgtgtgtgtgtttttttagtgtggtgccatttagccccattatagtaggcatggctcttcttttttcttcttctttcttgaatttttgtaGATGCATCCGAAGCGATGAAgatgtagaatcttgcgtgATTTGATGTGATGAAGAGTCTTGCGAATCCATTGAGATGAATCTTGAATCTTGAACGATGAATTGGGTGGGAGGGGAGGGTGGTGGGAGGAGGGCTTGGAGGGAGGGAGGGCTtggaaattggcggtgtcgggacttgaacccggggtcgacagaatacaaagcgagGGTGATAACctctgtgccaggaccgcacatcttAACCAAATTTAGCTTTGGGTGTCACCCGTTCAAATAAGTAGCTTATGTACATGCTAGTGTTAGTGAAGTAGGGGGCTGTGGCATGGTTTGCGGCTGGCATGCTGATTTCAAgggttcgaatctttgttattacattattaaaaatatttttttttgcgtttagcttttttttcttaatttttagTCTGCCAATTGGTCCACGCCTTTTATTTTGCTCttcgtttcttgtttttaaatagAGCATAGATGCTGCCATATTTCTGCTTTAtgtctttttatatttttagaaaagaacGCGAAAATGGTGATTTGGCAACCGAGAATTTCTGGAGAGCGGGAATCCTATGTAGTTTCTACTTCAAGAGTATAACATTATCACATGGTTGACGGTGATGGTGCAAGTCTTGAAattcataaaaagaaaaggcaaaaattgTTTACGGtctattttttgaataattgatTTTCTGCAGCATTCCATGTGAAATGGCTGTTGATGTTGTGAGAAAATTGTCAAAATTGCTTCTATCTAACAATAGTCAGCAGCAAAAGGAGATATTGCAACAAACCATAGATACACTGAGCAGAGAAGATGTACGctattaaaaagaatttaattgGGATAACAGCTTTTAATCATCCACCTTCAACAGATTTTGAGAGCAGTACCAGATGTTGTTCATTCAAATGGGGCACCCAATTTGATTCGCTTGGTTTTGGAAGGATTGTCCAATAGTACTCATCACAGAGACAACTTGACACTCAACGTTATGAAATCAATTTTAACTGAGTTATGTGACAGTGAAGCTGTCCCAGAAAACTGTGCAGTTGACATTGTCCATTTGATGAGTTTAAATAGTCATGACTTAAGCAGTAACAACTTAGCAGAACTAGTACAGCTTTGCTTGTCATTCATTCAGAAGGGGAAAAACTTAAGGGGAAAGTAAGTAGTCCAATATAAAAatctttatttatatttatttatgtttatttaCACTTGTTCATTTTAGGTGGCTTTCACTCTTTCCAATGATATTTTCGGAGTTGGCAAAACAAAGCAGAGTTACTTTAGACTCAAACACAGTGACAGGGGCTGAATATTGTGATGGAGTAATAAGCTCACTGTGTGATATAGAAATTGCAGTAGATGATGCAGTAGCATTCACTGCAGTTTTGAGAGAACTGAGAATCCCTGCCACTATAGTTCACAAGTATTACTGTCCTACAGAATTAAAACCTCACACCTAATTCCAAGTTAGGTTTCATTTc
The window above is part of the Daphnia carinata strain CSIRO-1 chromosome 7, CSIRO_AGI_Dcar_HiC_V3, whole genome shotgun sequence genome. Proteins encoded here:
- the LOC130699301 gene encoding uncharacterized protein LOC130699301; the encoded protein is MDTAIETNDFGQDRLLSLSGEEDGRQETAQLIRKVYCLLFLRILCLTVMECYAIYDESISAFFSGSGGGVVIVMIWLIQIILSGYTSLSNRLGPDNPSNQNRFVALNVMECLVYSGAASNLYHLEKIQLIDVLILNGSLAIFHLGHVLFFLNPWLCYHGLYGAFHAALCIGTPLLALNVSFLHAASGSDPSERDDPSRGNWQSVEIACVGLMCCLWYSLETHVVVWKRHRFRFEQHQDCSFVMLCFAYADVWNVMAKCRFFVTKSSETATQNGKVANTRANAERLLAG